The following DNA comes from Cytophagales bacterium.
TCCTTCCCAGAGAAGTTGATCGGGTGGCACAATGGGTAGAGGAAGCAGTAACTGAAGGCGCGCAATTGCTTTGTGGTGGTAAGAAGATCTCCGACACGCTGTACGCACCAACAGTCTTGCTGAATCCTTCTGCGGAGAGTAAGGTATCAAAAGAGGAAATTTTTGGCCCCGTAGTTTGCATCTATAGTTACGAAAACCAACAAAAAGCCATTGCACAAGCCAATGCATTACCCTTTGCCTTCCAGGCGTCCGTATTTACCAAGGATCTGGACCAGGCCCTGGACCTAGGCCACCAACTCAACGCCGCTGCAGTGATGATCAATGATCATACGGCCTTCCGCGTAGACTGGATGCCTTTTGGAGGTCGAGATGCTTCAGGACTCGGAATGGGTGGCATAAAATACTCTATGGAGGACATGTCACGCGAGAAGATGCTGGTTTTTAAGAGCAAACACTTATAGCCTACAGATCGGCCTGTTCTTCATCGTTGTAATAATCAAAGATCCGGGACAGGTCTTCTCTACTTTCGAAGGAGAGACCATTGGCTTTTACAAACTCCTTCACTTTCTTCTGACGCTGGCCAAAAGTGGAAAGGACATCTTTTTTGGTTGCTAATGAGTAAGCCGAGCGGTCTTCCAAAACGAAAAACGGAGGAAAAGCTTCATCATCATAAGGGTTGAATTTCACGCCTTCTCTGTACAACAGCGACTTACCGCCTTTACTGAGTACTTCAAAAATGAAATACCGAGACTCAACCCCAAAAGCAGCCACACAATAGTGTCGGTCTGTTTTCTTGATCCATCTGACCTGAGATGCTGTGATGAATTGATAATTTTTATCGTTTCGAATACGGATCTTATTGGTAATAAAATCAACATGCACTTCACCGTATAATGTATCAGCCAGTGTAACAACCATATCCTGCTCTGAGCTTGCACTGATCGCATGAGACAGGAAGAAGAAAGATAGAATGAATAGTGACGGAAATTTCATAGCAGCTGGAATTCTTATAAACCAAAGAAAATGGCTTTATTGACCTCCAAAAGCGCATGGAATAAAACTTAACATAAGCATGATTAGCCGTTAAGGAAATCATAAATATTCCTTAACAACCCTCCTCAAAACATATTGAGAAGGGTGCCAGGGAATCTGTTGTTTTAATGTGTATTCAGTTGGTTTTGTTGCGTTGTTGTGTTGTTGTTCTGTTGTGGTAAGGAATCAAGACGGCATGGATCCAAATCTTTAGTTCGTTCTAATGTAAGACGCTCCCAAAAACCAGAACGGTTGGATAGACATGGTTAAGCGAAATAAGAGACGTTGTTTCAGAAGCAATGTTACATCCAAATCCGTGTCGACATTTTCCTTAAATAACTGCTGAAGCAGTAAAATCAAAAAGTAAAAGACCGTGTTGCGTTTGACTAGCTCATAGATCAACGACAACAGTTACGAAGTTGGATTGCTTTCCTCATATTTAAAACAGGAACTTCATGAACGTATCGAATTTCTTCATGTACGTATCGAATTTGCCAATGAAGGTAAAACGGTTTGGTCTCCTGATTTACCAAAATCTCACCAAAAAGGAGGCAATTCTGTATATCTTTGAATACTTGAGTAAGCGCTAAACCCAGTGAAAGCATCGGTAATTGTTGTAGAGGACAATCTGCTTCTAGCAGAAGACGTCATAGAAACGCTTGAAAAGTTTGACTATGAAGTACTGGATTCATTTTCCACTGGTGAAGAAGCACGTGACTGGTTGACGGATAATTATGACAAGGTAGATTTCGCCTTACTGGATATTGAGTTGGCCGGCAAAATGACTGGTATCGACTTAGCCAAACATATCAACAAGAAATTCAAGAAAAAGAAAATCGGATTGATCTTCCTAACGGCTTTTCAGGATGACCTGCATTTTCGACAAGCCAAACGCTCAAAACCAGCTGCTTACTTGTTCAAAAACCAAATCGGGGACAAGGATTTAAACATTGCAATAGAGCTGGCACTGGCCAATGCTAACGACGTGCAACCCGAAGAGCAAACAGATGGTTATTTCCTGAATGACCGGATATTTGTTCGGCAAGAAACCAACAAATTCGTTCGTATGGCCATTGGTGATATTGAGATCATCGAAGCAGATGGAAGCTACACTTCGATCATTGCCAATAAAAAGAGATACATGTTATCGGAAAGCCTGAAGAAGGTAGAATCAAAAATGTCAGGCGTCAAAGAATTTGTGCGGATTCACAAATCGTATATCGTTAATGTGAACAAGATCGATGGCTTTGAAAGCACTTACATCGAAATTGGAGAAGACCACTATCCTATTGGGAAAACCTATCTAAAGAACTTTTTAGCGAAGTTCAGGTTCATCTAATTCGAAAAAAGTTCATTTTTCTTAAAAGTATGATAATCAGAAAGTTACCCAAGTATATACTCCAATTTTCGGCGCTTACACATAAAATTTACTGCCTAAAAATCAACCAGTTATAACCTTTTATTTAAAGCCGCCGTATATTTGTATACTGATTGGCACTTCAAAACACGCTGATCATTTTAACCAAAACAAAATAACTGAAGATGAAAAAAAACGAAATCAAACGAAAATTCCTGTTTTAGCCATTGGCATTACTGACTGAATAAAATCCAAGGGATTTTTGGCTTCAGTAAATTTTTCCACCTACCGGCATGAATGCGTCGTTTATCTGGAAAAACTCAATCTCAACAGCTAAAAAAAGAAATTTTCAAAAGAGGGGTTACCTTTTCAATTTCAAACGAATATATAAGTGAAACAACAATACATGAAATATCATGTATATATTTAAGTTAAAATTTGGATTTTTCAGAAGATTTATCTAAATTCACAAACAAGCACAACAACTAATTTTAACAACTAAACAATGCTTAACAAACAACTATGGGCTGCGATCCTACCAGGTGGGGTACGCGCTAAATTGAACGTAATTGCTTTCGTCCTATTGGCTTTTGTGACTTTGGTATCTTGTGAAGATCCTATGAATGACATTACAAAAGAGGATAACACGGAGATTAGAACTGGAGCATGTCCACAAGGTGAATGTGGAGATGGTCAAACACCTCCTAATACCGGAGGTTGATAATCAAATGAAAAACCCTAGCATAACTAGGGTTTTTCTATCTTCGTTGTAATAACATTAAACTCATATTCAGATTTGTCTCTAAGCTTATTTTTAATGTTTTTCGTCATCAATGGAGGTTCCTCAAATGAAGCGGACTCATTGGTAAATGATTTGTTTAAAACTAAGAACTACACTGAAATAATCGAGCTATATCTGAGACAAGACACCCTTTCAAATTCCTCACTTGACAAGGTAGGAAAGTCGTATTTCTTTATCGAAAGTTATGATAACGGCATTTCCATCCTTAAGAAGGTCATGTCTAACAATATCAATGCACGTAAATACCGAGATGCGTATGCAAATGCATATTACATTGCTCAGTGCTTTTACGGAAAATATGATTTAGATAGTGCAGGTATATATTTAGAATTTGGGCTTCAATATGCCACGAAGAGTAAAGATGATAATTCAATCGCGGGAGCAACAAATAATCTCGCCGTAAATTATCAACAACGAAATCAATACTCTGCGGCTCTTACTCTTTATCAAAAGGCAATCGAATTAAACAAATCTGACACTATCTTCATGATGAAGATGCGGTGCAACATGGCGCCAAATTACTACAGAATAGGCCTCGTTGATAGCGCACTTCAATTATCTTCTGAAGCATTTAATTTCTTTCAAAACAG
Coding sequences within:
- a CDS encoding response regulator transcription factor; the protein is MKASVIVVEDNLLLAEDVIETLEKFDYEVLDSFSTGEEARDWLTDNYDKVDFALLDIELAGKMTGIDLAKHINKKFKKKKIGLIFLTAFQDDLHFRQAKRSKPAAYLFKNQIGDKDLNIAIELALANANDVQPEEQTDGYFLNDRIFVRQETNKFVRMAIGDIEIIEADGSYTSIIANKKRYMLSESLKKVESKMSGVKEFVRIHKSYIVNVNKIDGFESTYIEIGEDHYPIGKTYLKNFLAKFRFI